One region of Fragaria vesca subsp. vesca linkage group LG4, FraVesHawaii_1.0, whole genome shotgun sequence genomic DNA includes:
- the LOC101292302 gene encoding uncharacterized protein LOC101292302 gives MSNPKPRGEVWKNPEDVSLCMVVVAVGEDGDKATGQEKKKVWDRIWEMYEACKPPGSVIRSGGGCEARWRKIRPGSTRWHEALTKEEAAHASGENATDLEVQARSVYRTLSLGEEFKFAHCWPILKDIEKFSKPSSLDDKISSGRSPIDLNGEGTPIEGTPSPSNVHARPPNQKAQRAVKKRCKQDDTSQLLAQMKRIADQ, from the exons ATGTCCAACCCCAAACCTAGAGGAGAAGTTTGGAAAAACCCCGAAGATGTGTCGTTGTGCATGGTGGTGGTTGCGGTTGGTGAAGACGGTGACAAAGCTACCGGTCAAGAGAAGAAAAAAGTATGGGATCGTATATGGGAAATGTATGAAGCTTGCAAGCCACCCGGTTCCGTTATTAGATCGGGAGGAGGGTGTGAAGCTCGTTGGAGAAAGATTAGACCGGGTTCCACAAGGTGGCATGAAGCTCTTACCAAAGAGGAGGCCGCTCACGCAAGTGGTGAAAATGCCACTGACTTG GAAGTGCAAGCTAGGTCTGTATATCGTACATTGTCTTTGGGGGAGGAGTTTAAATTTGCGCATTGTTGGCCAATATTGAAGGATATAGAAAAGTTTAGCAAACCTTCGTCCTTGGATGATAAAATCTCTAGTGGTCGATCACCTATTGACTTGAACGGAGAAGGTACACCCATTGAGGGAACCCCAAGCCCTTCAAATGTGCATGCACGCCCTCCAAACCAAAAAGCTCAAAGGGCTGTTAAGAAAAGATGCAAGCAAGATGACACATCTCAACTCTTAGCTCAAATGAAAAGAATTGCGGACCAATGA
- the LOC101298879 gene encoding uncharacterized protein LOC101298879, translating into MPSNYLLLFLLAVVVFTTTTPTLADQHDDHRKPPIHKPPTHPSGHHKPPIHKPPMVEVSHLPKSPQPPKHKNEPLPEHKPSTPRDQPPKGKGEKPPPEHKPPHEHRLLETDGKPSKGEKTPQHHNEPKKGEKPPPEHKQGEQPHKGHEHKPPHEQNVGRRLLESSSSELDGKPPKGKNSPPKHKPPHEHQLLELDGKPSKGEKPPPKHNPPHEHQLMELDGKPSKGEKPPQEHNEQHKGEKPPPKHKPPHEHQLLELDGKPSKGEKPPQEHNGPHKGEKAQATA; encoded by the exons ATGCCTTCCAATTATCTGCTTCTATTTCTTCTTGCAGTGGTGGTTTTCACTACCACTACTCCCACTCTTGCTGATCAGCACGATGATCACCGCAAACCACCGATTCACAAGCCTCCTACCCATCCCTCAGGCCACCACAAACCACCCATTCACAAGCCTCCCATGGTCGAAGTCTCTCATCTGCCGAAGTCACCCCAACCCCCTAAACATAAGAACGAGCCACTCCCCGAGCACAAGCCATCAACCCCTCGTGATCAACCTCCAAAGGGTAAGGGAGAGAAGCCGCCACCAGAGCACAAGCCACCTCATGAGCACCGGTTGTTAGAGACAGATGGAAAACCTTCTAAGGGCGAGAAGACACCACAACATCACAATGAGCCTAAGAAGGGAGAGAAGCCACCACCGGAGCACAAACAAGGTGAGCAACCTCACAAGGGTCATGAGCACAAACCTCCCCATGAACAAAACGTTGGACGTCGTTTGTTAGAGTCTTCTTCCTCAGAGTTGGATGGTAAGCCACCAAAGGGTAAGAATTCACCACCGAAACACAAACCACCTCATGAACATCAATTGTTGGAGTTGGATGGAAAACCCTCCAAGGGAGAGAAGCCACCACCAAAGCATAACCCACCTCATGAACACCAGTTGATGGAGTTAGATGGAAAACCATCCAAGGGAGAGAAGCCACCACAAGAGCACAATGA ACAA CACAAGGGAGAGAAGCCACCACCAAAGCACAAGCCACCTCATGAACACCAATTGTTAGAGTTGGATGGCAAACCTTCCAAGGGAGAGAAGCCACCACAAGAGCACAATGGGCCTCATAAGGGAGAGAAAGCACAAGCCACCGCATGA